In Pseudomonas sp. MM213, a genomic segment contains:
- a CDS encoding MurR/RpiR family transcriptional regulator codes for MSRTDQPDTTESTPESDLVSPPINAERLLQLITNEYESLPRQLKRIASYMSQQSDRIMVDRISDIARECEVHPSAIVRFSQRFGFSGFSEMQALFREAYTHKTTPVQNYQQRIRSMIANKSQKASGGDLARECIDATLSGIERLGLELDDQAFDKAVDLVVNADNIYVVGVRRSFAVADYLVYNLQHTNKRIHLVSGLGGSYREQMRSVRANDLVIAISFTPYGKETQHCLRIAQHHQAKTLIITDSNLSPLAKRANTLLLVNEGSSFAFRSLSATLCLCQALFIAVAYRLELKVDEIHEQVGFDD; via the coding sequence ATGTCCCGCACCGATCAGCCGGATACGACCGAGAGCACGCCCGAGAGCGATCTTGTCAGCCCCCCGATCAATGCCGAGCGCCTGCTGCAGCTGATCACCAATGAATACGAAAGCCTGCCGCGCCAGCTCAAACGCATTGCCAGTTACATGAGCCAGCAGAGCGACCGGATCATGGTCGACCGCATCAGCGACATCGCTCGCGAGTGCGAAGTGCACCCGTCGGCCATCGTGCGGTTTTCCCAGCGTTTCGGCTTCAGCGGTTTCAGCGAAATGCAGGCATTGTTCCGCGAGGCGTATACCCACAAAACCACGCCGGTACAGAACTACCAGCAGCGCATTCGCAGCATGATCGCCAACAAGTCACAGAAAGCCAGCGGCGGCGACCTGGCGCGCGAGTGCATCGACGCGACCCTGTCGGGCATCGAGCGACTGGGGCTGGAACTCGATGACCAGGCCTTCGACAAGGCCGTGGACCTGGTGGTCAACGCCGACAACATCTACGTGGTCGGCGTGCGTCGTTCGTTCGCGGTAGCCGATTACCTGGTCTACAACCTGCAACACACCAACAAGCGCATTCATTTGGTGTCTGGGCTCGGCGGCAGCTACCGCGAGCAGATGCGCAGCGTGCGCGCCAATGACCTGGTGATCGCCATCAGCTTCACGCCATACGGCAAGGAAACCCAGCACTGCCTGCGCATCGCCCAGCATCATCAGGCGAAAACCCTGATCATCACCGACAGCAATCTCTCGCCCCTGGCCAAGCGCGCCAACACCCTGCTGCTGGTCAACGAAGGCAGTTCGTTTGCGTTCCGTTCATTGAGTGCGACCCTGTGCCTGTGCCAGGCGCTGTTTATCGCCGTGGCCTATCGACTGGAGTTGAAGGTCGATGAGATTCACGAACAGGTCGGGTTCGACGACTGA
- a CDS encoding bifunctional 5-dehydro-2-deoxygluconokinase/5-dehydro-2-deoxyphosphogluconate aldolase, with amino-acid sequence MGQTRFASGRQLDLICLGRLGVDLYAQQVGARLEDVSSFAKYLGGSSANIAFGTARLGLKSAMLSRVGDDHMGRFLVESLAREGCDTSGINVDPEHLTAMVLLGLKDRETFPLVFYRENCADMALRAEDISEAFIASSKALLITGTHFSTDGVYKASIQALDYAEKHNVKRVLDIDYRPVLWGLAGKADGETRFIADQNVSQHVQKILPRFDLIVGTEEEFLIAGGSEDLLTALRNVRRLSDATLVVKLGPQGCTVIHGVIPERLEDGAIYPGVRVEVLNVLGAGDAFMAGFLSGWLEDASDEHCCRLANACGGLVVSRHACAPAMPTRAELDYLFNSPVPITRPDQDATLQRLHQVSVSRKPWKQLFIFAFDHRWQLVELAQKGGRDLGVISELKQLFIKAVERVERDLREQGIEADVGLLADQRFGQDSLNAATGRGWWVARPVEIQNSRPLAFEHGRSIGSNLIAWPQEQIIKCLVQFHPDDEPMLRLEQEAQIKGLYQASQVSGHELLLEIIPPKDHPSTHPDVLYRALKRLYNLGIYPAWWKIEAQSAEEWKQLDELIQERDPYCRGVVLLGLNAPAATLAEGFQQASQSRTCRGFAVGRTIFQEPSRAWLAGEIDDEALIRQVQGTFVELIDAWRTARA; translated from the coding sequence ATGGGCCAGACTCGTTTTGCCAGTGGACGCCAATTGGATCTGATTTGCCTGGGGCGACTGGGTGTCGACCTCTATGCGCAGCAAGTCGGGGCGCGGTTGGAGGATGTGAGCAGCTTCGCCAAATACCTCGGTGGATCGTCCGCCAACATCGCTTTCGGCACTGCCCGGTTGGGACTCAAGTCGGCGATGCTGAGCCGGGTAGGGGACGACCACATGGGGCGTTTCCTGGTCGAATCCCTGGCCCGCGAAGGCTGCGACACCAGCGGTATCAACGTTGATCCGGAGCACCTGACGGCGATGGTGTTGCTCGGCCTCAAGGACCGCGAGACCTTTCCTTTGGTGTTCTATCGCGAAAACTGCGCCGACATGGCGCTACGGGCCGAAGACATCAGCGAAGCCTTTATCGCCTCCAGCAAAGCCTTGCTGATCACCGGCACGCATTTCTCCACCGACGGCGTCTACAAGGCGAGCATCCAGGCGCTGGACTATGCCGAAAAACACAACGTCAAACGGGTTCTGGACATCGACTACCGCCCGGTCCTGTGGGGGCTTGCCGGCAAGGCCGATGGCGAAACCCGGTTCATTGCCGACCAGAACGTCAGTCAGCATGTGCAGAAAATCCTCCCGCGTTTCGATCTTATTGTCGGCACCGAAGAAGAGTTTCTGATTGCCGGTGGTTCCGAGGACTTGCTCACCGCGCTGCGCAACGTCCGTCGATTGAGCGACGCGACCCTGGTGGTCAAGCTCGGCCCGCAAGGCTGCACGGTGATTCACGGGGTGATCCCGGAGCGTCTGGAAGATGGCGCGATTTATCCCGGCGTGCGGGTCGAAGTGCTGAACGTACTAGGGGCCGGTGATGCCTTTATGGCCGGCTTCCTCAGCGGTTGGCTGGAGGATGCCAGCGACGAGCATTGCTGCCGGTTGGCCAATGCCTGCGGTGGCCTGGTGGTGTCACGCCATGCCTGCGCCCCGGCGATGCCGACCCGTGCCGAGCTCGATTATCTGTTCAACAGTCCGGTGCCGATTACCCGGCCGGATCAGGACGCCACGTTGCAACGCCTGCATCAGGTCAGTGTGTCGCGTAAGCCGTGGAAGCAACTGTTCATCTTTGCCTTCGACCATCGCTGGCAACTGGTGGAACTGGCGCAAAAGGGCGGTCGCGACCTCGGCGTCATCAGCGAACTCAAACAGCTCTTTATCAAAGCCGTGGAACGGGTCGAACGCGATTTGCGCGAGCAGGGCATCGAGGCCGATGTCGGGCTGCTGGCGGACCAGCGTTTCGGCCAGGACTCGCTGAACGCGGCCACCGGTCGTGGCTGGTGGGTGGCGCGGCCGGTCGAGATACAAAACTCCCGTCCACTGGCCTTCGAACACGGGCGTTCGATCGGCAGCAACCTGATTGCCTGGCCGCAAGAGCAAATCATCAAATGCCTGGTGCAATTTCACCCGGACGACGAGCCAATGCTACGCCTGGAGCAGGAAGCGCAGATCAAGGGTTTGTACCAGGCGTCGCAAGTCAGCGGTCATGAACTGCTGCTGGAAATCATCCCGCCCAAGGATCATCCCTCGACGCACCCGGACGTGTTGTATCGCGCGCTCAAGCGCCTCTACAACCTGGGCATCTACCCGGCGTGGTGGAAGATCGAAGCCCAGAGCGCCGAGGAATGGAAGCAACTCGACGAGCTGATCCAGGAGCGCGATCCGTACTGCCGAGGCGTTGTGTTGCTGGGCTTGAATGCCCCGGCGGCGACATTGGCCGAAGGCTTTCAACAGGCGAGCCAGAGCCGGACCTGTCGCGGTTTTGCCGTGGGGCGAACTATTTTCCAGGAGCCAAGCCGTGCGTGGCTGGCCGGGGAAATCGACGACGAGGCGCTGATTCGACAGGTGCAGGGCACGTTTGTCGAATTGATCGATGCCTGGCGCACCGCCCGCGCTTGA
- the iolE gene encoding myo-inosose-2 dehydratase, translating to MPAIRIGINPISWSNDDLPSLGGETPLSTALGEGKEIGYEGFELNGKFPKDAKGVGDVLRPYDLALVSGWYSSRLARRSVAEEIDAIASHVELLAKNGAKVLVYGEVADSIQGQRIPLVERPRFHTKQAWQEYADKLTELARFTLSQGVRLAYHHHMGAYVESPSDIDTLMALTGSEVGLLFDSGHCYMGGGEPLQVLRKHVSRICHVHFKDVRKPVVQLARNNLWSFPDCIINGTFTVPGDGDIDFAELLDVLLAADYQGWLVVEAEQDPAVAPSYVYAKKGFDTLRALLDERTTR from the coding sequence ATGCCCGCTATCCGAATTGGCATCAACCCGATCTCCTGGAGCAACGACGACCTGCCGTCCCTCGGTGGCGAGACGCCGCTGAGCACCGCCCTCGGCGAAGGCAAGGAGATCGGCTACGAAGGCTTCGAACTCAACGGCAAATTCCCCAAGGACGCCAAAGGCGTTGGCGATGTGCTGCGCCCGTATGACCTGGCGCTGGTGTCCGGCTGGTATTCCAGTCGCCTGGCACGCCGCTCCGTGGCCGAGGAAATCGACGCCATTGCCAGCCATGTCGAGCTGCTGGCGAAGAACGGCGCCAAGGTGCTGGTTTACGGTGAAGTCGCCGATTCCATTCAAGGGCAACGTATTCCTCTGGTCGAGCGCCCGCGTTTTCACACCAAACAGGCGTGGCAGGAATACGCTGACAAACTGACCGAGCTGGCGCGCTTCACCCTGTCGCAGGGTGTACGTCTGGCGTATCACCACCATATGGGCGCCTACGTCGAATCCCCGTCGGACATCGACACCCTGATGGCGTTGACCGGCAGTGAAGTTGGCCTGCTGTTCGATTCGGGTCATTGCTACATGGGGGGCGGTGAACCCTTGCAGGTGCTGCGCAAACACGTCTCACGCATTTGCCACGTGCATTTCAAGGACGTGCGCAAACCGGTAGTGCAGTTGGCGCGCAACAATCTGTGGAGCTTCCCGGACTGCATCATCAACGGCACCTTCACCGTGCCGGGAGATGGCGACATCGACTTCGCCGAACTGCTCGACGTGCTGCTGGCGGCCGATTACCAGGGCTGGCTGGTGGTCGAGGCCGAGCAGGACCCGGCGGTGGCCCCGAGTTACGTCTATGCCAAAAAAGGCTTCGACACCTTGCGTGCGCTGCTCGACGAGAGGACGACACGATGA
- a CDS encoding IclR family transcriptional regulator, producing the protein MINENKGIQSVERAMMILETIAAAEGEIRLVDLAAQSGLHKSTLHGLLNTLAAMGYIARRGTHYALGLRLREIAQPLNDADPLLREAFAPALRTLAERSGETCFLAAPCGTREYLYMDALEGSGNLRVASPRGRRAGLTTSAIGKIFLAFDEDLRRSLRRADLLPAELEIELAGIVTHGYALDLEEAEPGLNCVALPLRLQGRVVAALGVAAPASRLPKTALCTLANHAMREMFDMLKL; encoded by the coding sequence ATGATCAACGAGAACAAAGGCATACAGTCCGTCGAGCGCGCGATGATGATCCTTGAAACCATCGCAGCGGCGGAGGGCGAAATCCGCTTGGTGGACCTTGCGGCGCAATCCGGACTGCACAAGAGCACCTTGCACGGCCTGCTCAATACACTGGCCGCCATGGGCTACATTGCCCGCCGTGGCACCCACTATGCGTTGGGTTTGCGCCTGCGCGAAATCGCTCAACCGTTGAACGACGCCGATCCGTTGCTGCGTGAAGCCTTTGCCCCTGCGCTGCGCACGCTGGCCGAACGCAGTGGCGAAACCTGTTTCCTCGCAGCGCCCTGTGGCACCCGCGAATACCTCTACATGGATGCCCTGGAAGGCAGCGGCAACTTGCGTGTTGCAAGCCCGCGCGGGCGTCGCGCCGGGCTGACCACCTCGGCCATCGGTAAAATATTCCTGGCCTTTGACGAGGACCTGCGGCGCAGCCTGCGTCGAGCGGACTTGCTACCTGCGGAACTGGAAATCGAGTTGGCCGGTATCGTCACCCATGGCTACGCGTTAGACCTTGAAGAAGCCGAGCCGGGGCTTAACTGCGTCGCCCTGCCCCTGCGCTTGCAAGGTCGCGTGGTGGCGGCGCTCGGTGTTGCCGCGCCCGCCTCACGCCTGCCCAAGACAGCGTTGTGCACGTTGGCGAACCACGCCATGCGCGAAATGTTCGACATGCTCAAACTTTAA
- a CDS encoding Gfo/Idh/MocA family protein has protein sequence MRELGIGLIGTGFMGRAHALAFRNVSAAFELPFTLRLAALADADPVRAQACATAWGFEQAHGDWQQLIDDPKVNLIAITTPNHLHYPMAMAALAAGKAVYCEKPLAVNLEQANAMHVAAKDAGVVTRVGYNYQHNPIIGLARELILSGELGEIISFQGEFSEDFMADPASPWSWRCEAGHAGGALADLGSHLLAMARHLLGNVEAVCADSQTVHRQRPVTAGSQDQRSIAVDDHAHALLRFASGARGTFSSSWLKHGYKNHLSFEISGTRGTLAFDQERLNELRLCRAGQDGFQRLLAGPDLPGYAAFSPAPGHQLGYNELKTLEVHELIMALAGHGQAGTDFEQAFEVERLATAIRLAAREQRWVNISEV, from the coding sequence ATGCGCGAACTCGGAATCGGACTTATCGGCACGGGTTTCATGGGCCGTGCCCATGCCCTGGCCTTTCGCAACGTCAGTGCGGCATTCGAACTGCCCTTCACGCTTCGCCTCGCCGCCCTGGCCGACGCCGATCCCGTTCGTGCACAAGCTTGCGCCACTGCCTGGGGCTTTGAGCAGGCCCATGGCGACTGGCAGCAATTGATCGATGACCCCAAGGTCAACCTGATCGCCATCACCACCCCCAACCATCTGCACTACCCGATGGCCATGGCCGCTCTTGCCGCCGGCAAGGCCGTATACTGCGAAAAACCGCTGGCGGTAAACCTTGAACAGGCGAATGCCATGCACGTGGCGGCCAAGGATGCCGGCGTGGTCACCCGTGTCGGCTACAACTACCAGCACAACCCGATCATTGGCCTGGCACGTGAGTTGATTCTGAGCGGCGAGCTCGGCGAGATCATCAGTTTTCAAGGCGAATTCAGCGAAGATTTCATGGCCGATCCAGCGTCCCCCTGGTCGTGGCGCTGTGAGGCCGGGCATGCCGGCGGGGCATTGGCGGATCTGGGCAGCCATTTGCTCGCCATGGCGCGCCATCTGCTGGGTAATGTCGAAGCGGTGTGCGCCGATTCCCAGACCGTGCACCGCCAGCGCCCGGTCACGGCCGGTAGCCAGGATCAACGCAGCATTGCTGTCGACGATCACGCCCATGCCTTGCTGCGCTTTGCCAGCGGCGCCCGTGGCACCTTCAGCAGCAGTTGGCTCAAGCACGGCTACAAGAATCATCTGAGCTTCGAGATCAGCGGTACCCGAGGCACCCTGGCGTTCGATCAGGAGCGTTTGAATGAGTTACGCCTGTGCCGCGCCGGCCAGGACGGTTTCCAACGTTTACTCGCCGGACCGGACTTGCCCGGTTACGCAGCGTTCAGTCCAGCGCCGGGGCATCAGTTGGGCTACAACGAGTTGAAGACGCTGGAAGTGCATGAGCTGATCATGGCCTTGGCCGGCCACGGACAAGCCGGCACCGATTTCGAGCAAGCCTTTGAAGTGGAGCGACTGGCGACGGCGATTCGACTGGCGGCGCGGGAACAGCGCTGGGTCAACATCAGCGAGGTCTGA
- a CDS encoding TIM barrel protein, with amino-acid sequence MSKPLRFALNRMVAPRLCLPAFIELAVTLKADAIEIRNDLKGIEIEDGTAPGHVRELCAAQGVTVLSINALYPFDVWNDERRAQALKLAAYARDCGAQGLVMCPLNDRADPRSEAERASGLRTALSQLAPILRDHGILGFIEPLGFEECSLRRKRTAVDAIKAIGGLDVFRLVHDTFHHHLAGEQEFFPELTGLVHISGVEDSEAPLATIRDGHRVLVGKGDILGNAVQIETLLGSGYSGYLSFEPFADSVHGLVDIEQAIGASMDHLQKSLG; translated from the coding sequence ATGAGCAAGCCGCTGCGTTTCGCCTTGAACCGTATGGTCGCCCCACGCTTGTGCCTGCCTGCGTTCATCGAGTTGGCGGTGACCCTCAAGGCCGACGCCATTGAGATCCGCAACGACCTCAAGGGCATCGAGATCGAGGATGGGACCGCGCCCGGGCACGTCCGGGAGTTGTGTGCGGCCCAAGGCGTCACCGTGCTGTCGATCAACGCGTTGTATCCGTTTGATGTGTGGAATGACGAACGCCGTGCGCAGGCGTTGAAACTCGCCGCTTACGCACGTGATTGCGGCGCGCAAGGGTTGGTCATGTGCCCGTTGAACGACCGGGCCGATCCGCGCAGCGAGGCCGAACGCGCTTCGGGCCTGCGCACGGCGTTGAGTCAGCTGGCGCCGATCCTGCGCGATCACGGCATCCTCGGTTTCATCGAACCGCTGGGCTTCGAAGAATGTTCGCTGCGGCGCAAACGCACGGCGGTCGATGCGATCAAGGCCATCGGCGGGCTGGATGTGTTCCGTCTGGTGCACGACACCTTTCATCATCACCTGGCCGGTGAACAGGAGTTTTTCCCTGAGTTGACCGGGCTGGTGCACATCTCCGGCGTCGAGGATTCCGAAGCGCCGTTGGCGACCATCCGCGATGGCCATCGGGTGCTGGTGGGCAAGGGCGACATTCTCGGCAACGCGGTGCAGATCGAGACCTTGCTCGGCAGCGGCTACAGCGGCTACCTGTCGTTCGAACCGTTTGCCGACAGCGTGCATGGGCTGGTGGATATCGAGCAGGCGATCGGCGCGAGCATGGATCACCTGCAAAAATCCCTGGGCTGA
- a CDS encoding CoA-acylating methylmalonate-semialdehyde dehydrogenase, which yields MSDAQVVGHYIDGQVQDSGSERFSNVFNPATGSVQARVALASQKTVEQAVASALKAFPAWSEQSSLRRSRVMFKFKELLDRHHDELAEIISREHGKVFSDAKGEVTRGIEIVEYACGAPNLLKTEFSDNIGGGIDNWNLRQPLGVCAGVTPFNFPVMVPLWMIPLALVTGNCFILKPSERDPSASLLMARLLTEAGLPDGVFNVVQGDKTAVDALLQHPDIEAISFVGSTPIAEYIHQQATSRGKRVQALGGAKNHMIVMPDADLDQAADALIGAAYGSAGERCMAISIAVAVGDVGDRLIAKLLPRIDQLKVGNGLQGDTDMGPLVTAEHKAKVEGFIDQGVAQGAHLIVDGRNFKVPGAENGFFVGATLFDNVTTGMSIYQQEIFGPVLGIVRVPDFASAVALINAHEFGNGVSCFTSDGGIARAFARSIKVGMVGINVPIPVPMAWHSFGGWKRSLFGDHHAYGEEGIRFYSRYKSVMQRWPDSIAKGPEFSMPTAK from the coding sequence ATGAGCGACGCCCAGGTTGTAGGTCATTACATCGATGGTCAGGTGCAAGACAGCGGCAGTGAAAGGTTCAGCAACGTCTTCAACCCGGCCACCGGCAGCGTTCAGGCGCGGGTCGCGCTGGCCAGCCAGAAGACCGTGGAACAGGCTGTCGCCTCGGCCCTGAAAGCCTTCCCGGCCTGGTCGGAGCAATCGTCCCTGCGGCGTTCGCGGGTGATGTTCAAGTTCAAGGAGCTGCTCGACCGCCATCACGATGAGCTGGCAGAAATCATCAGCCGCGAACACGGCAAGGTCTTTTCCGACGCCAAGGGTGAAGTCACCCGCGGCATCGAAATCGTCGAATACGCCTGCGGTGCACCGAACCTGCTGAAAACCGAGTTCAGCGACAACATCGGCGGCGGCATCGACAACTGGAACCTGCGTCAGCCGCTCGGTGTTTGCGCCGGGGTCACGCCGTTCAACTTCCCGGTGATGGTGCCGCTGTGGATGATCCCGCTGGCGCTGGTCACCGGTAACTGCTTCATCCTCAAGCCGTCCGAGCGCGATCCTTCCGCCAGTTTGCTGATGGCTCGCCTGCTGACCGAAGCCGGCTTGCCGGACGGTGTGTTCAACGTGGTCCAGGGGGACAAGACGGCGGTCGACGCCTTGCTGCAACACCCGGACATCGAAGCGATTTCGTTTGTCGGTTCAACGCCGATCGCCGAGTACATCCACCAGCAGGCGACCTCGCGTGGCAAGCGTGTACAGGCGCTGGGCGGGGCGAAGAACCACATGATCGTCATGCCCGATGCGGATCTGGATCAAGCGGCGGATGCCCTGATCGGCGCCGCTTATGGTTCGGCCGGTGAGCGCTGCATGGCGATTTCGATTGCCGTGGCAGTCGGTGATGTCGGTGACCGACTGATTGCCAAATTGTTGCCGCGTATCGATCAGTTGAAAGTCGGCAATGGCCTGCAGGGTGACACCGACATGGGGCCATTGGTGACCGCCGAACACAAGGCCAAGGTTGAAGGCTTCATCGATCAGGGCGTGGCCCAGGGCGCGCATCTGATCGTTGACGGGCGCAACTTCAAGGTGCCGGGTGCCGAGAATGGCTTCTTTGTCGGCGCGACGCTGTTCGACAACGTCACGACCGGGATGAGCATCTACCAGCAGGAAATTTTCGGGCCGGTGCTGGGCATCGTTCGCGTGCCGGATTTCGCCAGTGCCGTGGCCCTGATCAACGCACATGAGTTCGGCAACGGCGTGTCGTGTTTTACCAGCGACGGCGGGATTGCCCGTGCCTTTGCGCGCAGCATCAAGGTTGGCATGGTCGGCATCAACGTGCCGATTCCGGTACCCATGGCCTGGCATTCGTTCGGCGGCTGGAAGCGCTCGCTGTTCGGCGACCACCATGCCTACGGCGAAGAAGGCATCCGCTTCTACAGCCGCTATAAAAGCGTGATGCAGCGCTGGCCCGACAGCATCGCCAAGGGCCCTGAATTCAGCATGCCGACGGCTAAATAA
- the iolD gene encoding 3D-(3,5/4)-trihydroxycyclohexane-1,2-dione acylhydrolase (decyclizing), with protein MTTTRLTMAQALVKFLDNQYIEVDGVQSKFVAGIFTIFGHGNVLGLGQALEQDSGDLIVHQGRNEQGMTHAAIGFAKQHLRRKIYACTSSVGPGAANMLTAAATATANRIPLLLLPGDVYACRQPDPVLQQIEQFHDLSISTNDAFKAVSKYWDRINRPEQLMTAAIHAMRVLTNPAETGAVTLALPQDVQAEAYDYPDYFLQKRVHRIERRPATEAMLDDAVALFKGKRKPLIICGGGVKYSGANAALQAFAERFDIPFAETQAGKSAVVSSHALNVGGIGETGCLAANLLARDADLIIGIGTRYSDFTTASKSLFQHPEVQFLNLNISPCDALKLDGVQLLADARTGLRALAEALGDYRSDWGDQPRQARAQLDEEVDRLYQIEYQTQDFTPEINDHLDPAVLREFIELTGSCLTQSRVLGVLNETLADDAVIVAAAGSLPGDLQRSWRSKGVNTYHVEYGYSCMGYEINAALGVKLAEPEREVYALVGDGSYMMLHSELATSIQERRKINVVLLDNMTFGCINNLQMGNGMDSFATEFRYRNPQTGKLDGGFVPVDFAMSAAAYGCKTYKVNTVEELHAALADARLQTVSTLIDIKVLPKTMIHGYLSWWRVGVAQVSTSARTDAVAKTLNERLAKARQY; from the coding sequence ATGACCACTACAAGACTGACCATGGCCCAGGCCCTGGTGAAATTCCTCGATAACCAGTACATCGAGGTCGATGGGGTTCAGAGCAAATTCGTCGCCGGGATATTTACCATCTTCGGCCACGGCAACGTGCTGGGTCTGGGGCAAGCCCTGGAGCAGGACAGCGGCGACCTGATCGTCCATCAGGGCCGCAACGAACAAGGCATGACCCACGCCGCCATCGGGTTCGCCAAGCAGCATCTGCGACGCAAGATCTACGCCTGTACTTCGTCGGTGGGGCCTGGCGCGGCGAACATGCTGACCGCTGCCGCCACCGCGACAGCCAACCGCATTCCCTTGCTGTTGTTGCCGGGTGATGTCTACGCCTGCCGTCAGCCAGACCCGGTGCTGCAACAGATCGAGCAGTTCCACGACCTGAGCATCAGCACCAACGATGCGTTCAAGGCCGTGAGCAAATACTGGGATCGCATCAACCGTCCCGAGCAACTGATGACCGCCGCAATTCACGCCATGCGCGTGCTCACCAACCCCGCTGAAACCGGTGCCGTAACCCTGGCCTTGCCGCAAGATGTGCAAGCCGAAGCCTACGACTACCCCGATTACTTCCTGCAAAAACGCGTGCACCGCATCGAGCGCCGTCCGGCGACCGAAGCGATGCTCGACGATGCCGTGGCGTTGTTCAAAGGCAAGCGCAAACCGCTGATCATCTGCGGCGGCGGGGTGAAATACTCTGGCGCCAACGCGGCGTTACAGGCCTTTGCCGAGCGCTTCGATATTCCCTTTGCCGAAACCCAGGCCGGCAAAAGCGCGGTGGTCTCCAGCCATGCCCTGAACGTCGGCGGCATCGGTGAGACTGGCTGTTTGGCGGCAAACCTGTTGGCCAGGGATGCAGATCTGATCATTGGTATCGGCACTCGTTACAGCGACTTCACTACCGCGTCGAAGTCCTTGTTCCAGCATCCTGAAGTGCAATTCCTCAACCTCAATATCAGCCCGTGCGACGCCCTGAAACTCGACGGCGTACAACTGCTGGCGGACGCCCGAACCGGTTTGCGGGCACTGGCGGAAGCGCTGGGCGACTACCGCTCCGATTGGGGTGATCAACCCCGTCAGGCCAGGGCGCAGCTGGATGAGGAAGTCGATCGCCTTTATCAGATCGAATACCAGACCCAGGACTTCACCCCGGAAATCAACGATCACCTGGACCCGGCAGTGTTGCGCGAATTCATCGAGTTGACCGGCTCGTGCCTGACCCAGAGCCGCGTACTCGGCGTGCTCAATGAAACCCTCGCGGATGACGCGGTGATCGTTGCCGCCGCCGGCAGCCTGCCGGGTGACTTGCAGCGCAGCTGGCGCAGCAAAGGCGTGAACACCTATCACGTCGAGTACGGATATTCGTGCATGGGCTATGAGATCAATGCCGCATTGGGGGTGAAACTCGCCGAGCCTGAGCGCGAGGTCTATGCGCTGGTGGGCGATGGCTCCTACATGATGTTGCACTCGGAATTGGCGACCTCGATTCAGGAGCGGCGCAAGATCAACGTGGTGCTGCTCGACAACATGACCTTCGGCTGCATCAACAACCTGCAGATGGGCAACGGCATGGACAGCTTCGCTACCGAGTTCCGTTACCGCAACCCGCAAACCGGCAAGCTCGACGGCGGTTTCGTGCCGGTGGATTTCGCCATGAGCGCGGCGGCCTATGGCTGCAAGACCTACAAAGTGAACACCGTTGAAGAGTTGCACGCCGCGTTGGCGGATGCGCGCTTGCAGACCGTGTCGACCCTGATCGATATCAAGGTCCTGCCCAAAACCATGATTCACGGCTACCTGTCCTGGTGGCGGGTCGGCGTGGCGCAAGTCTCCACCAGCGCCCGCACCGATGCGGTGGCCAAGACCCTGAACGAACGACTGGCCAAGGCCCGTCAGTACTGA
- the iolB gene encoding 5-deoxy-glucuronate isomerase: MSLLVKSNARGRTMVELGKGELEYVGFAAYRLSLGETLPVSAGDKELCLVLLSGRVGIKGETPGQGVFDWDNLGDRQSVFEDKSPFAAYLPPGSQARIVALSDVQIAVCAAPGAPTENLGPRLIKPETMKRSVRGKGANTRYVCDILPDTEPAHSLLVVEVRTPSGHSSSYPPHKHDTDDLPHQSFLEETYYHQINPPQGFVFQRVYTDDRSIDQAMAVENSDLVVVPKGYHPVSVPYGYESYYLNVMAGPKRVWQFHNDPQHSWLLDL; this comes from the coding sequence ATGAGCCTGCTGGTCAAAAGCAATGCCCGTGGCCGGACCATGGTCGAGTTGGGCAAAGGTGAACTTGAATACGTCGGTTTCGCCGCTTACCGCTTGAGCCTCGGCGAAACCCTGCCGGTCTCTGCCGGTGACAAGGAGCTGTGCCTGGTGCTGCTCAGCGGCCGGGTCGGCATCAAGGGTGAAACGCCGGGGCAGGGCGTGTTCGACTGGGACAACCTTGGGGATCGCCAGTCGGTGTTTGAAGACAAATCCCCGTTCGCCGCGTACTTGCCGCCCGGCAGTCAGGCTCGGATTGTTGCGTTGAGTGATGTGCAGATTGCCGTTTGCGCGGCGCCCGGTGCGCCAACCGAGAACCTCGGCCCACGGCTGATCAAACCCGAGACCATGAAACGCAGCGTGCGCGGCAAGGGCGCCAATACCCGCTACGTCTGCGACATTCTGCCGGACACCGAGCCGGCCCATTCGCTGCTGGTGGTGGAAGTGCGCACGCCTTCGGGGCACTCGTCGAGCTACCCGCCGCACAAGCACGACACCGACGACCTGCCGCACCAGAGCTTTCTCGAAGAAACCTATTACCACCAGATCAACCCGCCCCAGGGCTTCGTGTTCCAACGGGTCTACACCGACGATCGCAGCATCGATCAGGCCATGGCCGTGGAAAACAGCGACCTTGTGGTCGTGCCCAAGGGTTATCACCCGGTCAGTGTGCCGTACGGCTACGAGTCGTATTACCTGAACGTGATGGCGGGCCCGAAACGCGTCTGGCAATTCCATAACGATCCGCAGCACAGCTGGCTGCTGGATCTCTGA